In a genomic window of Rhodovulum sp. P5:
- a CDS encoding ABC transporter ATP-binding protein, translating into MTAVLDIRGLSVSLPKHADRPYAVQDITFQVEKGEIVCVVGESGSGKSVTAFTVMGLHDRRALTPTAGEILLEGENILADNDRRIRKLRGEKMAMIFQEPMTALNPVARVGDQIAEMLEIHTDLSATERRKKVVAAMADVHLPDPEKMYDSYPHQLSGGQRQRIMIAMALVLEPVLLIADEPTTALDVTTQAQILVLIRELQERRGMGVLFITHDFGVVAEIADRVLVMQHGRVVEQGPVAEVLGNPQHDYTKMLIGAVPSMEPPARAPARAAKVIEARHLDKRYGTKGLFGGGRVVHAAQDVNFVVNRGETLGIVGESGSGKSTVARCVMRLIDPTSGGILINGEDIAALREGAMRDHRRDIQIVFQDPYRSLNPRRTVGQSIVEGPMNFGIPAGEARHRAERLMRIVGLDPAALERFPHQFSGGQRQRICIARALAMEPVALIADEAVSALDVSVQAQVLDLLEEVRKEFDLAMLFITHDLRVAAQVCDRIMVMQHGVVVESGPTADVYANPQHAYTRALLAAAPGHHMLDG; encoded by the coding sequence ATGACGGCGGTTCTGGATATCCGCGGGCTGTCTGTCAGCCTGCCCAAACATGCCGACCGGCCCTATGCGGTGCAGGACATCACCTTTCAGGTCGAAAAGGGCGAAATCGTCTGCGTCGTGGGCGAATCCGGATCGGGCAAATCGGTGACCGCCTTCACGGTCATGGGCCTGCACGACCGGCGCGCCCTGACCCCCACGGCGGGCGAGATCCTGCTGGAGGGGGAGAACATCCTCGCCGACAACGACCGGCGCATCCGCAAGCTGCGCGGGGAAAAGATGGCGATGATCTTTCAGGAGCCGATGACGGCCCTGAACCCTGTGGCCCGCGTGGGCGACCAGATCGCCGAGATGCTGGAGATTCACACCGACCTGTCCGCGACAGAGCGTCGGAAAAAGGTCGTCGCCGCGATGGCCGACGTGCATCTGCCCGACCCAGAAAAGATGTATGACAGCTATCCGCATCAGCTTTCGGGCGGGCAGCGGCAGCGGATCATGATCGCCATGGCGCTGGTGCTGGAACCGGTTCTGCTGATCGCGGACGAACCCACCACCGCGCTCGACGTCACAACGCAGGCGCAGATCCTCGTGCTGATCCGCGAATTGCAGGAACGGCGCGGCATGGGTGTTCTGTTCATCACCCATGATTTCGGCGTGGTGGCGGAAATCGCCGACCGGGTGCTGGTGATGCAGCACGGCCGGGTGGTCGAGCAGGGCCCGGTGGCAGAGGTTCTGGGCAACCCCCAGCACGATTACACCAAGATGCTGATCGGCGCCGTCCCGTCGATGGAACCGCCCGCCCGCGCGCCCGCAAGGGCCGCCAAGGTGATCGAGGCGCGGCATCTGGACAAGCGCTACGGGACCAAGGGGCTGTTCGGGGGCGGGCGCGTGGTCCATGCGGCGCAGGACGTGAACTTCGTCGTGAACCGGGGGGAGACGCTGGGCATCGTCGGCGAAAGCGGGTCTGGCAAGTCCACCGTGGCGCGCTGCGTGATGCGCCTGATCGACCCGACCTCGGGCGGGATCCTGATCAATGGCGAGGATATCGCCGCCCTGCGCGAGGGCGCGATGCGCGACCATCGCCGGGACATCCAGATCGTGTTCCAGGATCCCTACCGCTCGCTCAACCCGCGCCGGACGGTCGGCCAGTCCATCGTCGAGGGGCCGATGAATTTCGGCATCCCGGCGGGAGAGGCCCGGCACCGCGCCGAACGGCTGATGCGGATCGTGGGGCTTGACCCCGCCGCGCTGGAACGGTTCCCGCACCAGTTTTCCGGCGGGCAGCGACAGCGGATTTGCATCGCCCGTGCCCTGGCGATGGAACCCGTGGCGCTGATCGCGGATGAGGCCGTGTCGGCGCTGGACGTCTCCGTTCAGGCGCAGGTGCTGGACCTGCTGGAAGAGGTGCGCAAGGAGTTCGATCTTGCCATGCTGTTCATCACCCATGACCTGCGGGTGGCCGCGCAGGTCTGCGACCGGATCATGGTGATGCAGCACGGGGTGGTGGTGGAAAGCGGCCCCACGGCCGATGTCTATGCCAACCCGCAGCACGCCTATACCAGGGCCCTTCTGGCCGCGGCGCCGGGCCATCACATGCTGGACGGATAA